A single window of Cottoperca gobio chromosome 9, fCotGob3.1, whole genome shotgun sequence DNA harbors:
- the med27 gene encoding mediator of RNA polymerase II transcription subunit 27 isoform X3, producing the protein MADVVNVGVNLDAFSHAINGIQALRSSVSRVFESLKDGMKNRETLEGREKQFIAEFQDNLQAVNRDLNELERLSGLVGRPSESHPLHNSGLLSLDPVQDKTPLYSQLLQAYKWSNKLQYHAGLASSLLNQQSLKRSANQMGASAKRRPKVQPSTLVLPPQYVDDVISRIGRMFPDMTIELFRPNGTSAVLLVTLGKVLKAIVVMRSLFIDRTVVRGFNENIHNEDGKLDIWTKSQYQVFQKVTDHATTALLHYQLPQMPDVVVRSFMTWLQRYTKLFLSLSPPVSLSDLVTEIH; encoded by the exons atGGCGGACGTGGTGAATGTCGGGGTGAATCTGGACGCTTTCTCTCACGCCATCAACGGCATCCAGGCGCTCCGCTCCAGCGTGAGCCGCGTGTTCGAGTCTCTGAAGGATGGCATGAAGAACCGGGAGACCCTGGAGGGTCGCGAGAAGCAGTTTATAGCCGAGTTCCAGGACAACCTGCAGGCAGTCAACAGAGACCTGAA tgagTTGGAGCGTCTCAGCGGTCTGGTGGGTCGTCCCTCAGAGTCTCACCCTCTCCACAACAGCGGGCTGCTCAGTCTGGATCCAGTTCAGGACAAAACCCCGCTTTACTCTCAGCTGCTGCAAGCCTACAAGTGGTCCAACAAG ttGCAGTACCACGCTGGTTTGGCCTCCAGTTTGTTGAATCAGCAGTCACTCAAAAGATCGGCCAATCAGATGGGAGCTTCAGCCAAGAGACGACCCAAAGTCCAACCCAGTACTCTGGTCCTTCCTCCTCA GTATGTGGATGATGTCATCTCTCGGATTGGCAGGATGTTTCCTGATATGACCATCGAGCTTTTCAGACCCAACGGGACCTCTGCTGTACTGCTG GTGACCCTGGGGAAGGTGTTGAAGGCGATCGTGGTGATGCGTTCACTGTTCATTGACAGAACCGTCGTTCGAGGTTTCAACGAGAATATTCACAACGAGGAcggaaag cTGGACATCTGGACCAAATCTCAGTACCAGGTGTTCCAGAAG GTAACGGACCATGCCACCACCGCCCTGCTGCACTACCAGCTGCCCCAGATGCCAGACGTCGTAGTACGGTCCTTTATG acctGGTTACAGAGATACACTAaactcttcctgtctctctctccacctgtctctctctcagacctGGTTACAGAGATACACTAA
- the med27 gene encoding mediator of RNA polymerase II transcription subunit 27 isoform X1, translated as MADVVNVGVNLDAFSHAINGIQALRSSVSRVFESLKDGMKNRETLEGREKQFIAEFQDNLQAVNRDLNELERLSGLVGRPSESHPLHNSGLLSLDPVQDKTPLYSQLLQAYKWSNKLQYHAGLASSLLNQQSLKRSANQMGASAKRRPKVQPSTLVLPPQYVDDVISRIGRMFPDMTIELFRPNGTSAVLLVTLGKVLKAIVVMRSLFIDRTVVRGFNENIHNEDGKLDIWTKSQYQVFQKVTDHATTALLHYQLPQMPDVVVRSFMTWLRSYIKLFQSSCQRCGRFLQDGLPPTWRDFRTLEAFHDTCRM; from the exons atGGCGGACGTGGTGAATGTCGGGGTGAATCTGGACGCTTTCTCTCACGCCATCAACGGCATCCAGGCGCTCCGCTCCAGCGTGAGCCGCGTGTTCGAGTCTCTGAAGGATGGCATGAAGAACCGGGAGACCCTGGAGGGTCGCGAGAAGCAGTTTATAGCCGAGTTCCAGGACAACCTGCAGGCAGTCAACAGAGACCTGAA tgagTTGGAGCGTCTCAGCGGTCTGGTGGGTCGTCCCTCAGAGTCTCACCCTCTCCACAACAGCGGGCTGCTCAGTCTGGATCCAGTTCAGGACAAAACCCCGCTTTACTCTCAGCTGCTGCAAGCCTACAAGTGGTCCAACAAG ttGCAGTACCACGCTGGTTTGGCCTCCAGTTTGTTGAATCAGCAGTCACTCAAAAGATCGGCCAATCAGATGGGAGCTTCAGCCAAGAGACGACCCAAAGTCCAACCCAGTACTCTGGTCCTTCCTCCTCA GTATGTGGATGATGTCATCTCTCGGATTGGCAGGATGTTTCCTGATATGACCATCGAGCTTTTCAGACCCAACGGGACCTCTGCTGTACTGCTG GTGACCCTGGGGAAGGTGTTGAAGGCGATCGTGGTGATGCGTTCACTGTTCATTGACAGAACCGTCGTTCGAGGTTTCAACGAGAATATTCACAACGAGGAcggaaag cTGGACATCTGGACCAAATCTCAGTACCAGGTGTTCCAGAAG GTAACGGACCATGCCACCACCGCCCTGCTGCACTACCAGCTGCCCCAGATGCCAGACGTCGTAGTACGGTCCTTTATG aCCTGGTTACGGAGCTACATTAAGCTCTTCCAGTCTTCGTGTCAACGCTGTGGTCGTTTCCTGCAGGACGGACTTCCTCCGACATGGCGGGACTTTAGGACCCTGGAGGCATTTCATGACACCTGTcgcatgtaa
- the med27 gene encoding mediator of RNA polymerase II transcription subunit 27 isoform X2 has protein sequence MADVVNVGVNLDAFSHAINGIQALRSSVSRVFESLKDGMKNRETLEGREKQFIAEFQDNLQAVNRDLNELERLSGLVGRPSESHPLHNSGLLSLDPVQDKTPLYSQLLQAYKWSNKLQYHAGLASSLLNQQSLKRSANQMGASAKRRPKVQPSTLVLPPQYVDDVISRIGRMFPDMTIELFRPNGTSAVLLVTLGKVLKAIVVMRSLFIDRTVVRGFNENIHNEDGKLDIWTKSQYQVFQKVTDHATTALLHYQLPQMPDVVVRSFMTWLRSYIKLFLSPSPPLSLSDLVTELH, from the exons atGGCGGACGTGGTGAATGTCGGGGTGAATCTGGACGCTTTCTCTCACGCCATCAACGGCATCCAGGCGCTCCGCTCCAGCGTGAGCCGCGTGTTCGAGTCTCTGAAGGATGGCATGAAGAACCGGGAGACCCTGGAGGGTCGCGAGAAGCAGTTTATAGCCGAGTTCCAGGACAACCTGCAGGCAGTCAACAGAGACCTGAA tgagTTGGAGCGTCTCAGCGGTCTGGTGGGTCGTCCCTCAGAGTCTCACCCTCTCCACAACAGCGGGCTGCTCAGTCTGGATCCAGTTCAGGACAAAACCCCGCTTTACTCTCAGCTGCTGCAAGCCTACAAGTGGTCCAACAAG ttGCAGTACCACGCTGGTTTGGCCTCCAGTTTGTTGAATCAGCAGTCACTCAAAAGATCGGCCAATCAGATGGGAGCTTCAGCCAAGAGACGACCCAAAGTCCAACCCAGTACTCTGGTCCTTCCTCCTCA GTATGTGGATGATGTCATCTCTCGGATTGGCAGGATGTTTCCTGATATGACCATCGAGCTTTTCAGACCCAACGGGACCTCTGCTGTACTGCTG GTGACCCTGGGGAAGGTGTTGAAGGCGATCGTGGTGATGCGTTCACTGTTCATTGACAGAACCGTCGTTCGAGGTTTCAACGAGAATATTCACAACGAGGAcggaaag cTGGACATCTGGACCAAATCTCAGTACCAGGTGTTCCAGAAG GTAACGGACCATGCCACCACCGCCCTGCTGCACTACCAGCTGCCCCAGATGCCAGACGTCGTAGTACGGTCCTTTATG acctGGTTACGGAGCTACATTAAActcttcctgtctccctctccacctctctctctctcagacctGGTTACGGAGCTACATTAa